From Clostridium cylindrosporum DSM 605:
AGTTAGTTTTTTTCCTGCTTTGGAGCATAGCTGCAATGTTTACCTATGATACCCCTGTACTTCTAAGTATGTTTATAATTAGTTTGGTACTTTTTAGAGTTTCCAAGATTAAGTTTAAGGAAGTTAAAGTTGCTTTAACATTTATGGCTGTTTTAATAATCATGAATATAATTGCAATATATATATTCTCCCCTGAACATGGTGTCAAGGTATATGGAACAAGGCATGAGGTTTTACACATTATTGGGAATTATACTATTACACTAGAACAATTATTTTATATGTTTAACTTTATGTTAAAGTATCTTGCGGTAATCCCTGTGGCATTATTATTTATTTTAGCAACAGACCCTAGTGAATTTGCATCAAGTTTAAATAGAATAGGTGTAAGTTATAAGGTAGGGTATGCAGTTGCTATAGCATTAAGATATATTCCAGACATACAAAAAGATTACTACAATATATCTAAGGCCCAGCAGGCTAAGGGAGTAGAACTTAGTAAAAAGGATAAGTTTCATAGAAGGCTTAAAAATTCAGCAACAATACTACTTCCTTTAATAATATCAAGTATAAATAGAATAGATGTAATATCTAATGCAATGCAGCTAAGAGGGTTTGGAAAGAATAAGAAGCGTACATGGTATGCTGAGAAACCCCTTAGAAAGCTTGATATTATTACACTAATTATTGTTATTATAGTACTCATATTATCATTTATAGTAACTTTTTATGATGGAAATAGATTTTATAATCCTTTTGTTAAGTAAATATATTATTTTGAGGATGGAGGAATTCAAATAAGAGTTCCTCCATTCTTATTCTTTTAAATTGCAGTGTTTTACTATATTAAAGATAAATTCAATGATACATATAGCGAATATAAAGCCTAAAGCTTTAAATAGTTCATGTTAAAAGATTGTCATAAACACTTTTCCTCTATAATTAAGTATACGATAATATAAGTGAAATTGATTTAAGCAATATGCTTTAGGAGGATTTACAAATGAAGAACAATAATCCTAAGACATCGATTTATGCCTCGATGGCTTTATACATAGTATTATATTATCTTTGGATAACATTTTTTAATGAAAACTTATATTTTAATTTTATATCTAATATATTTCAAACTATTCCTCTTTTAGTTGCAGCAGCATGTCTTATATATACTTATAAAAAAGAATGCAGTAAAAAGAGTTACTTCTGGCTTATTCTCTCAATAGGTTCTATAGTAAACCTTATGGGGCAAGTGGTAGTGGATTACTATGAGATGATTTTGGGGGTAAAAGTACCTACTGCAGGATGGGAACATTTTTTCTGGACATTATCAGCAGTGATATTTTTAATTTCCCTAGTTTATAAGTTTCATAATAAAATAAATAAATATCCTACCCTGCTATTAATACTAGACACTATGACAGTAGTATGTATAGCAGTTGCTTTAACCTGGGTTTATGTAATATTACCTAATATTATTAAAGTAGAAGTTACGAACTTTTTAGATTTAACCTTCTATATTATATATCCTGTAGTGGATATTGGGATTTTATTTATATTAACCTGTTATCTATTCTTAAAGGACCTACGTGATGAAAAGAAAAGTATGTCTATGATTGCAGCAGCTTTCTTTGTTCTGCTTATTGCTAATTCAGCCTATTGCTATCTACAGACAACTGGGAGTTATTTTACAGGAAGTCGTATAGACCCTTTATGGTCGATGTTTGCATTTTTATTAAGTAGTGCAGGGTTAAAGTTTAGGAAAGAATCAGGGAATGAATATATATCTGAAAATCAAACAATAGAATATAATAAAGTATTCAGATTCATGTTTTTTTTACCAGGAATGAGTGTGATATTACTATTTGTTTTACTTTTTATAAAAGAAGATATAGTAGTGTGGATTTGCTCCGGTATAAGTATAATCCTAATTAATATACGACAAGTAACAATAAATCTTCAAAACAAAGCTTTAATTAAAAAGCTAAAAGCACTAAATGAAACCTTGGAAACAAAGGTAGTAGAGAGGACAGAGGAACTTTTTCATTTGGCATTTTATGATTATTTAACTAATTTGCCTAATAGAAGATTTTTCGAAAATAGACTTCGAAGCTTAATGAATTCTAATAGAAAAGATAATAGTATGATAGCGGTAATGTTTATAGACTTAGATAGATTCAAATATGTTAACGATACATTTGGTCATTCCTGTGGTGATTTACTTCTTCAGATTGCTGCAAAACGTATAGAGGATAGTGTTGATAGAAGGGGAATTGTTTGTAGGCAAGGTGGAGATGAGTTTGCGATTATAATTAATGGTGTAGAGGATAAGATAGATGTTAAAAACACTGCTAATAAAATAATTAGTGATTTAAGCAGATGTATGGATTTAAATGGACATTGTTTACATATTACATGTAGTATTGGAATTGCCATTTATCCAATTGATGGTAATGATTATGAGAGTATAATTAAGCATGCAGATGCGGCAATGTATCACTCTAAGGAGAAAGGAAAAAACACATATAGCCTTTATTGTGATAAAATGGATAAGGAAAGTGTTGTTTAGCTCCTGTGAATAATATACCATATATTCCATTATATATACAAAAAATATTACAGTTTTGTCCTATATATCCGATATATTTATAGGGTATACATAATAAGTAAAGTATAATAATGGATATATGATAAATTTTTATCTTACTATGGTTAAATTTGTTGATAAAACTTTATAAGTTTTATATAATAAAATTAAAATTCTACACAATATGTATATAGTTACGTGATAAAATATAGGAAGTTACAAAAGGGTTACAAGTTTTTAAGGGGGAAATTACACATGTTAAAGATTAAGAAGTTAATACCTATGGCTGCAATAATGATAATGTTAACTTGCTCCAGCGTATTTGCAAGTGGGGTTAGTTTAATTAATAAAACTGCTACTATTACTGTTGGGGGATTAAATGTTAGAAAAACTCCAAAGATTGAAAGTGGAAATGTAATATCCACAGTTTCTAAGGGAGCTAACTTTCAAATAGTAGGTCAGCAAAGTGGATGGTATAAGATAAAGCTAAGTAGTAATAAGTACGGATGGGTTAGCTCAAAGTATGTTAAGTTAAATAGCCAAGTAAGTAAAGAAGAAGCTGAAAAGGTTAAACGTGATAAAATAGTAAAGCTAGCTAAGGCACAAATTGGAAAGCCTTATGTATGGGGAGCACAAGGTCCTAGGTCTTTTGATTGCTCGGGACTTGTTACATACGTGTATAAAAATGCAGGTGATATTAAGGCTCCTAGAACATCAGCAGAACAATCAAAAATGGGGACAACCGTAAAGCGTTCAAACTTAAAGCCAGGTGATTTAGTATTTTCTAGTACAAATGGCACAGGACGTGTAAGTCATGTTGGTATTTATGTAGGAAGCGGACAAATGATACACGCTCCAAGAGCAGGGTCTGTAGTACAGAAAACTAGTATAAATACAACATACTGGAATAAGGCCTATCTTTGGTCAAAGGATATTATCTAACAGAAATAAGCATTTGAATATAATATTCTAATGTGTTAGAATACATAATGTAAATTATAAATAATGGACAGTTCATTTAGACCATCCTGTCCTTAAAAAAAACTAGGCAAAAATTTTAAGTAAGAATACTTAAGGTTTGTTTATTATACTAGTTTTGTGTAATAAACAAACCTTTTTTATTAGAAAAATAAAAAAATAACAGACAGTTCGTTAGACCATCCTGTCTATAAATAAAACTAGGCAAAAATTTTAAGTGAAATTACTTAAGGTTTATATTTTTGCACTAGTTTAGCAGGAATATAAACCTTTTTTAGTTTAAGGAGAAATAATTATGTTTAAGATAAAAAGTGAAGTAGGATTTGACATGGCACATTATCTATGTGGATATGAAGGAAAGTGTGCAAATATACATGGGCATAGATATAGACTAGTTGCAACATTAAAGTCAGAGACGTTGCAGGAATCTGGACAATGTAGAGGAATGGTTGATGACTTTACAAATTTTAAAAAGGCATTAAAGGAGATTGCAGAGGACTTTGACCATAAGCTTCTTATAGAGGATAATGAAGAAGGGAGAGAGCTTGCTGCAAAGCTAGAGGTGCTTCCAAATAACTTTGACATTGTCTTTGTACCATACAGAACAACAGCTGAGGAAATGTCTAGGGATGTTTTTAATAGACTAAAGTCTAAGGGATTTAAGATTTATGAAGTAGAACTATTTGAAACGCCAACAAATAGCTGCATATATACGGAGGAATAAAAATGTTTAATATAATAGAAAAATTTTTATCTGTTGATGGAGAAGGTCCAACTTCTGGAGAACTTGCTACATTTATAAGATTTTTTAATTGTAATCTAAGATGTTCATGGTGTGATACTACCTATTCATGGGATAGGTATAATATAAGTGAGGTTTTATCAGCTAGAGATATCTATGATTATATAAAGGGAAATGGAGCTAGAAATGTTACATTAACAGGTGGAGAGCCATTAATTCAAGATGGAATTGAAAACCTTCTTGATATGCTTAATAAAGATAGTGATTTAGTAGTTCATATAGAAACTAACGGGTCTATTGATATATTACCTTTTAAGGAAAGGTTTCAAAATATAAGTTTTATAGTTGATTATAAGCTACCTAAAAGCGGAATGACAAATCGCATGAACACAGGAAATCTAAAAAGTGTTGAAATAGATGATGTGTATAAGTTTGTAGTAGGAAGTCGTGAGGATTTAGATGTAGCATATAGCATTATTAAAGAACATGAATTAACATCTAAATGCTTAGTTTACTTTAGCCCTGTTTTAGGGGAGATTGAAATGGAGACAATTGTAGATTTTATGAAGGAGAAGAAGCTTAATGAAGTTAGGCTTCAGGTTCAGCTGCATAAGGTTATATGGGATAAGGATGCTAGAGGAGTATAAACAAAGATCTTGAATCAAGGGAGTTTTTACTCACTTGATTCTTAGAGATTGTTATCCAGGAACAAGTAGTTATCGGATAGAAAGGATAGGAGATATGAATAAGAAAGCGGTAGTTGTATTTAGTGGTGGACAGGATTCTACTACATGTTTGTTTTGGGCACTTAAGGAATTTGATGAGGTAATAGCGGTTACATTTAACTATAACCAAAAACATAGTTTAGAAATAGATTGCGCAAAGGATATTGCAAAGGAACTTGGGGTTGAACATCATATACTTGATATGGAACTTCTTAATCAATTAGCCCCAAATGCACTAACTCGTGATGATATAAAGATAGAAAAAGGTGAGGATGGAGAGCTTCCATCAACCTTTGTTGAAGGGCGAAACATGCTGTTTTTAACATTCGCAGGTGTGTTAGCTAAGGTTAAAGGTGCAAAGCATATAGTAACAGGGGTATGTGAAACAGACTTTAGTGGATATCCTGACTGTAGAGACGTGTTCATAAAGTCCCTAAATGTTACACTAAACCTAGCTATGGACTATGATTTTGTAGTTCATACACCTTTAATGTGGCTAGATAAGGCCCAAACTTGGGAGATGGCGGATAAGTTCGGAAAACTTGACTATGTAAGAGAAAAGACACTTACATGCTACAATGGGATAATAGGGGATGGGTGCAAGGAATGTCCATCTTGCATACTTCGTAACAATGGACTAAATAAATACTTAGAAGATAAGAAGGAGAAATAGTTATGAGTCACAGTGGAAGAAAAGAATCAGAATTAGATAACATAACACTACTTGGAAATCAAGGAACAAAGTATGATTTTGGATATAACCCAGATATACTAGAAGCCTTTGATAATAAGCATCCTAATAACGACTACTTTGTAAAGTTTAATTGTCCAGAGTTTACAAGTCTATGCCCAATAACAGGTCAACCAGATTTTGCAACTATATATATAAGCTATATACCATCAATTAAAATGGTAGAAAGTAAGTCTTTGAAGTTATATCTATTTAGCTTTAGAAACCATGGAGATTTCCATGAGGATTGTATGAATATAATCATGAAGGACCTAATTAAGTTAATGGACCCTAAATATATAGAGGTATGGGGAAAGTTCACTCCAAGGGGAGGAATAAGTATAGACCCATATTGCAACTATGGAAAGCCAGGTACTAAGTATGAGGAAATGGCAAACTACAGACTAATGAATCATGATATGTATCCTGAAAAAGTAGATAATAGATAATACTGTTCCCTAAGGATTATGCCCTTAGGGAACTTTTAGTATATTAGGTAGTTTAACTCCTTGATAAATCTTAGTTTAGGGTATATACTTACCTAGGTAACTATTTTAAGAGGTGAATAAAGTTGGATTTATATGGACATAGAGCAAATCAATTAGCTAGGTATTTTAATAAAAGACTAAATGAGAGGATATCTCCACATGGATTGTACACTTCTCAATGGGGAATCATATTATATTTATACCAAAGGGGAGAGTGTACACAGGTTGAACTGTGTCAATATCTTTGCGTTGAGGCCCCAACTATTACTAGAACATTAAGTAGAATGGAAGAAATGGGCTGGATAATTAGAGGAGAAGGGAAGGATAAAAGGCAAAGGCTTATTAGTTTAACAGATAAGGCCTATGAAATGTTTCCTAAATGGAGTGCAGAATCATATAATCTAGAACAAGAGGCTATGCAAAACATAGATAAAGAAGAATTAGAAATATTTAAAAAGGTTTTACTTCAAATGATGAAAAACCTAGAATAGGGGAGATAACTATGGAAGAAAAAAGTAATGAGATAATAGATGATAACAAGGAAAAGAAGAATAGTGATATAGTTGATACACACAAAGAAACTGCATTGGCATATATAATTAGAGTTATGGTATTTGTAGGAGGAATATTTGTCTTAGCACTAGGTGCTGCAACCTCAATTACAGCGAATCTTGGAGTGGCTACATGGGATGTTCTTCACATAGGACTTTCTAATTTAAGTGGTTTATCTGTAGGTAGATGGGTTCAAATAGTAGGTATAATCATGGTTTTAACTACTTGTATTCTTGAGAGGGAAAAGCCAGCTATAGGAAGTATATTAAATATATTAATAGTTGGTTACTTTCTAAATCTTATACTAGACCTAGGATTTATACCTAATTTTACAGAAATACTACCAAGAAGCATACTTCTACTAATTGGTATTGTTCTCATGGGAACA
This genomic window contains:
- a CDS encoding C40 family peptidase, which encodes MLKIKKLIPMAAIMIMLTCSSVFASGVSLINKTATITVGGLNVRKTPKIESGNVISTVSKGANFQIVGQQSGWYKIKLSSNKYGWVSSKYVKLNSQVSKEEAEKVKRDKIVKLAKAQIGKPYVWGAQGPRSFDCSGLVTYVYKNAGDIKAPRTSAEQSKMGTTVKRSNLKPGDLVFSSTNGTGRVSHVGIYVGSGQMIHAPRAGSVVQKTSINTTYWNKAYLWSKDII
- a CDS encoding GGDEF domain-containing protein, with protein sequence MKNNNPKTSIYASMALYIVLYYLWITFFNENLYFNFISNIFQTIPLLVAAACLIYTYKKECSKKSYFWLILSIGSIVNLMGQVVVDYYEMILGVKVPTAGWEHFFWTLSAVIFLISLVYKFHNKINKYPTLLLILDTMTVVCIAVALTWVYVILPNIIKVEVTNFLDLTFYIIYPVVDIGILFILTCYLFLKDLRDEKKSMSMIAAAFFVLLIANSAYCYLQTTGSYFTGSRIDPLWSMFAFLLSSAGLKFRKESGNEYISENQTIEYNKVFRFMFFLPGMSVILLFVLLFIKEDIVVWICSGISIILINIRQVTINLQNKALIKKLKALNETLETKVVERTEELFHLAFYDYLTNLPNRRFFENRLRSLMNSNRKDNSMIAVMFIDLDRFKYVNDTFGHSCGDLLLQIAAKRIEDSVDRRGIVCRQGGDEFAIIINGVEDKIDVKNTANKIISDLSRCMDLNGHCLHITCSIGIAIYPIDGNDYESIIKHADAAMYHSKEKGKNTYSLYCDKMDKESVV
- a CDS encoding MarR family winged helix-turn-helix transcriptional regulator, which translates into the protein MDLYGHRANQLARYFNKRLNERISPHGLYTSQWGIILYLYQRGECTQVELCQYLCVEAPTITRTLSRMEEMGWIIRGEGKDKRQRLISLTDKAYEMFPKWSAESYNLEQEAMQNIDKEELEIFKKVLLQMMKNLE
- a CDS encoding 6-pyruvoyl trahydropterin synthase family protein — translated: MFKIKSEVGFDMAHYLCGYEGKCANIHGHRYRLVATLKSETLQESGQCRGMVDDFTNFKKALKEIAEDFDHKLLIEDNEEGRELAAKLEVLPNNFDIVFVPYRTTAEEMSRDVFNRLKSKGFKIYEVELFETPTNSCIYTEE
- a CDS encoding energy-coupling factor transporter transmembrane component T family protein; translated protein: MAGSVTLSYIKKDSIIHNLTGATKLVFFLLWSIAAMFTYDTPVLLSMFIISLVLFRVSKIKFKEVKVALTFMAVLIIMNIIAIYIFSPEHGVKVYGTRHEVLHIIGNYTITLEQLFYMFNFMLKYLAVIPVALLFILATDPSEFASSLNRIGVSYKVGYAVAIALRYIPDIQKDYYNISKAQQAKGVELSKKDKFHRRLKNSATILLPLIISSINRIDVISNAMQLRGFGKNKKRTWYAEKPLRKLDIITLIIVIIVLILSFIVTFYDGNRFYNPFVK
- the queC gene encoding 7-cyano-7-deazaguanine synthase QueC; the encoded protein is MNKKAVVVFSGGQDSTTCLFWALKEFDEVIAVTFNYNQKHSLEIDCAKDIAKELGVEHHILDMELLNQLAPNALTRDDIKIEKGEDGELPSTFVEGRNMLFLTFAGVLAKVKGAKHIVTGVCETDFSGYPDCRDVFIKSLNVTLNLAMDYDFVVHTPLMWLDKAQTWEMADKFGKLDYVREKTLTCYNGIIGDGCKECPSCILRNNGLNKYLEDKKEK
- a CDS encoding YczE/YyaS/YitT family protein codes for the protein MEEKSNEIIDDNKEKKNSDIVDTHKETALAYIIRVMVFVGGIFVLALGAATSITANLGVATWDVLHIGLSNLSGLSVGRWVQIVGIIMVLTTCILEREKPAIGSILNILIVGYFLNLILDLGFIPNFTEILPRSILLLIGIVLMGTGSGMYVASKVGAGPRDGMTLYLSKRFSISVRLARTILEISALTIGWLIGGPVAIGTFLSVPLVGPVMQASLRFWMKQLTRLPKTSN
- the queE gene encoding putative 7-carboxy-7-deazaguanine synthase QueE, translating into MFNIIEKFLSVDGEGPTSGELATFIRFFNCNLRCSWCDTTYSWDRYNISEVLSARDIYDYIKGNGARNVTLTGGEPLIQDGIENLLDMLNKDSDLVVHIETNGSIDILPFKERFQNISFIVDYKLPKSGMTNRMNTGNLKSVEIDDVYKFVVGSREDLDVAYSIIKEHELTSKCLVYFSPVLGEIEMETIVDFMKEKKLNEVRLQVQLHKVIWDKDARGV
- the queF gene encoding preQ(1) synthase, whose product is MSHSGRKESELDNITLLGNQGTKYDFGYNPDILEAFDNKHPNNDYFVKFNCPEFTSLCPITGQPDFATIYISYIPSIKMVESKSLKLYLFSFRNHGDFHEDCMNIIMKDLIKLMDPKYIEVWGKFTPRGGISIDPYCNYGKPGTKYEEMANYRLMNHDMYPEKVDNR